Sequence from the Tolypothrix sp. NIES-4075 genome:
TTCGGGGTCGATATCGCTTTAGGGTGTAGGTCTTACCGTTTAGAGTAACATCTGGCTCATCTGTTTTCCAATCGCCACGGTCTTGAATCAGCAATGGAACCAAATCCTCAGCTTCTGACAGGATGAATACATCCGATTCGGGAGCATCCCAATACCGAGGTAATCCTTCTTTCTCCGTTTTGCGAGTCACCGATGGCACCGAGAGCATCCAGCCAAACCCAAAAGGTTCGTTTCCAGCACCGGAATCGTAGGATAGGGAGAGCTTCGGATAGAAATCTCCCCGACTAGGACTCGTGAAAATTGGTACACTCAACGAGGCAGTTCCAGTGACTGGGTTAGCTGCAAATTTCTCACCCATTCCCTTAATCGCTCCTCCTCCCTTGGGTAGGGATATAGCCGGGGGTGGCGAGACGTAGCTTTTATCTGGCTCTGTGGCTTGCTTGCCGCCACTTTGGCTATAGCGTTCGAGCATAACGTACCCCTTTGCAAGTACTGGAATTGTGTTCAATTAATGAACAATTTCTGCATCCCTTAGCGATCGGTCTTGGTAAAACTAACCAGTCACTTTTGTAGATAATTCGATTTCTTTTCAGCTTTCAGAAAGGGCAGGAGAATTAGTTTTTAATTCTCTAAAAAGTTTAGTAGATGCGATAGTACCCGCAAGGGTACTTTTTTTATGCATACATTTTGAATTTTGCAGTAAAATGACGGTTACTAGCTACCCTCAATATAAATATTTACACTTAGGTGATAGTACCAAGCCTCAGTGCTTGGCTATTCTGATTCAGACGGTTTCGCCACCTTGGTCATAAGCGCGTATATTGACAAATATTAATAAAGTTATTCTTCTTCAGAAAGCAGCGCTTGTAACTCAAAGAGCAAAGATTTCAATAAAACTTAAGTACAGCAAGCAA
This genomic interval carries:
- a CDS encoding SpvB/TcaC N-terminal domain-containing protein, which produces MLERYSQSGGKQATEPDKSYVSPPPAISLPKGGGAIKGMGEKFAANPVTGTASLSVPIFTSPSRGDFYPKLSLSYDSGAGNEPFGFGWMLSVPSVTRKTEKEGLPRYWDAPESDVFILSEAEDLVPLLIQDRGDWKTDEPDVTLNGKTYTLKRYRPRIEGLFARIERWQNKSDAADTFWKSITKDNVTSLYGKSSNSQIADPQDKSRIFKWLLCESYDDKGNRIVYEYKPENLENVERSLP